A window of Corallococcus macrosporus DSM 14697 contains these coding sequences:
- a CDS encoding glycosyltransferase family 2 protein: MPFFSVVIPTYNRARLLEVALDSVFAQEERDFEVLVVDDGSTDDTLELLARYGGRVRVLGQPNAGPGAARNLGIQEARGTYVAFLDSDDVWFPWTLATYRRVLEAEGGTSLVLGTSTLFSRVESLAGVAREPLQVLRFTDYLASAGDRTPRTACVLAVRTEALRRVGGFTPLRISGEDYDLLYRLGTEPGFAWVRAPVVVGYRQHEGSTSTSLESGYRGTRYLLEQERLGRYPGGAARRRERLEMLLYSLRHVSHWLLSQRRVDLALDLYRRGLPLHLAVPRWRYMLGFPPWAVATTVRQRVTGR, encoded by the coding sequence ATGCCCTTCTTCTCCGTCGTCATCCCCACGTACAACCGGGCGCGCCTCCTGGAGGTGGCGCTCGACTCGGTGTTCGCGCAGGAGGAGCGCGACTTCGAGGTGCTCGTCGTGGATGACGGCTCCACCGACGACACGTTGGAGCTGCTGGCCCGCTACGGCGGGCGGGTGCGCGTGCTCGGGCAGCCCAACGCGGGGCCCGGCGCCGCGCGCAACCTGGGCATCCAGGAGGCCCGGGGCACCTACGTGGCCTTCCTGGACAGTGACGACGTGTGGTTCCCCTGGACGCTGGCCACGTACCGGCGGGTGCTCGAAGCGGAGGGCGGGACGTCGCTGGTGCTGGGCACGTCGACGCTGTTCTCCCGGGTGGAGTCCCTGGCGGGCGTGGCCCGCGAGCCGCTCCAGGTGCTGCGCTTCACGGACTACCTGGCCAGCGCCGGGGACAGGACGCCGCGCACCGCGTGCGTGCTGGCGGTGCGCACGGAGGCGCTGCGGCGCGTGGGCGGCTTCACCCCGCTGCGCATCAGCGGCGAGGACTACGACTTGCTGTACCGGCTGGGCACGGAGCCGGGCTTCGCCTGGGTGCGCGCGCCCGTGGTGGTGGGCTACCGGCAGCATGAGGGCTCCACGTCCACGTCCCTGGAGTCCGGCTACCGGGGCACGCGGTACCTGTTGGAGCAGGAGCGCCTGGGGCGCTACCCGGGAGGCGCCGCCCGCAGGCGCGAGCGGCTGGAGATGCTGCTCTACAGCCTGCGCCATGTGTCGCACTGGCTTTTGTCCCAGCGCCGCGTGGACCTGGCGTTGGATTTGTACCGGCGCGGCCTGCCGCTCCACCTGGCGGTGCCGCGCTGGCGCTACATGCTGGGCTTCCCGCCGTGGGCGGTGGCCACCACCGTGCGCCAGCGCGTGACGGGCCGCTGA
- a CDS encoding DUF2780 domain-containing protein — MDLIGQLSQQLGVNGTQAQGLAGSLLKMVQGTVQEKLGPDAASQMGQAVPELETWRQAPSATSAPQTAPDAGGGLMGALGGLMSGQEGGSGGMLSALGGAAGHAGDVAAVAALLGRFNIDASKASLVAPLLLNFLKSRLDPALMGRILSAVPLLAGAGGGGDTPGGGGGGLGGLLGGLMGGGGR; from the coding sequence ATGGACCTCATCGGACAGCTCTCTCAGCAGCTCGGGGTGAATGGGACGCAGGCGCAGGGGCTGGCGGGCTCGCTGCTGAAGATGGTGCAGGGCACGGTGCAGGAGAAGCTGGGCCCCGACGCGGCGAGCCAGATGGGCCAGGCGGTTCCGGAGCTGGAGACCTGGCGGCAGGCCCCCAGCGCCACGTCCGCGCCCCAGACGGCGCCCGACGCGGGCGGCGGGCTGATGGGCGCGCTGGGGGGCCTCATGTCCGGCCAGGAAGGCGGCTCGGGCGGCATGCTGAGCGCGCTGGGCGGCGCCGCGGGGCACGCCGGTGACGTGGCCGCCGTGGCGGCCCTGCTGGGGCGCTTCAACATCGACGCGAGCAAGGCGTCCCTCGTCGCGCCCCTGCTGCTGAACTTCCTCAAGTCGCGCCTGGACCCCGCGCTCATGGGCCGCATCCTCTCCGCGGTGCCGCTGCTGGCCGGCGCGGGCGGCGGGGGCGACACGCCCGGCGGCGGAGGCGGCGGCCTGGGGGGCCTGCTGGGCGGATTGATGGGCGGCGGCGGACGCTGA
- a CDS encoding ROK family protein has translation MREANAVGSRRETAARDTPECWGGVDLGGTKIEAVVVDRAGTVLGKLRQPTPADGEPGDVVRAIHDTLEGAAHAAGLTPRQLLGVGVGAPGAVNANEGTLAHVSNVGRGWTAPYPVAGELGARVGCPVALGNDVQVAVAAEYRLGAGRPYRSLLGVWWGTGVGGGLVLDGVPWRGRGAAGEVGHMVVKPGGARCGCGRRGCLEAYAGRASMERRARTAVCHGEATVLFDLMRKKGRTRLTSSIWARALAHEDALATWLIGRAVRMLGVGLASAINLLDVEAVVLGGGLGTRLGPDFAGRIHEAMRPHIFVPERQPPVRVAELGELSGAIGAALLAQPPLG, from the coding sequence ATGCGGGAGGCGAACGCGGTGGGCTCGCGGCGGGAGACGGCGGCGCGTGACACCCCGGAGTGCTGGGGCGGGGTCGACCTGGGCGGGACGAAGATCGAGGCCGTGGTGGTGGACCGCGCGGGCACCGTCCTGGGGAAGCTGCGCCAGCCCACGCCCGCCGACGGCGAGCCCGGCGACGTGGTGCGCGCCATCCATGACACCCTGGAGGGGGCGGCGCACGCCGCGGGCCTGACGCCGCGCCAGCTCCTGGGCGTGGGCGTGGGCGCGCCCGGCGCGGTGAACGCCAACGAGGGCACGCTGGCGCACGTCAGCAACGTGGGCCGCGGCTGGACGGCGCCGTACCCGGTGGCGGGGGAGTTGGGCGCGCGCGTGGGCTGCCCCGTGGCGCTGGGCAACGACGTGCAGGTGGCGGTGGCGGCCGAGTACCGGCTGGGCGCGGGCAGGCCCTACCGCTCCCTGCTGGGCGTCTGGTGGGGGACGGGCGTGGGCGGAGGCCTGGTGCTGGACGGCGTGCCGTGGCGCGGCCGGGGCGCGGCGGGCGAGGTGGGCCACATGGTGGTGAAGCCGGGAGGCGCCCGCTGCGGCTGTGGCCGGCGTGGCTGCCTGGAGGCCTACGCGGGCCGCGCGTCCATGGAGCGCCGCGCCCGCACGGCCGTGTGCCACGGCGAGGCGACCGTCCTCTTCGACTTGATGCGGAAGAAGGGCCGCACCCGGTTGACCAGCAGCATCTGGGCCCGGGCGCTGGCGCACGAGGACGCGCTGGCCACGTGGCTCATCGGCCGCGCGGTGCGGATGCTGGGCGTGGGGCTCGCCTCCGCCATCAACCTGCTGGACGTGGAGGCGGTGGTGCTGGGCGGCGGCCTGGGCACGCGGCTGGGCCCCGACTTCGCCGGCCGCATCCATGAGGCCATGCGCCCGCACATCTTCGTCCCGGAACGCCAGCCGCCCGTGCGCGTCGCTGAACTGGGAGAACTTTCCGGTGCCATTGGCGCCGCGCTGCTGGCCCAGCCGCCGCTGGGCTGA